The following nucleotide sequence is from Cercospora beticola chromosome 2, complete sequence.
TAGTGTTTTGGTCACGAGCTTGACTTTGTGAGAGACGGCGAGGTTGAGCGTAGGACGGCGATTATGAGAGCTCGAAAAAACTAAAGTAGCGAGCGAGCATGAGACACGGCCGATGTTTATAACTTATGACGACTGCCACGAATTTGTTGCATTGTTATTGGCGCTTTGGAGCTGTAGATAGAGGGTATTAGTGCGAGCACGCAATTTATTTGAAGGTGACGCACATCGTGTGACTGTGTGACTAGTCGTGGTTTGGGTATCGGTCGCCGTTTCGTATTTCAGTTTTTCGCCTGCTCGAACGCATGCCATGGTCCTCACCGCATTGGATTCAGTCGCCGAAGCTGGGACAGGTCCGTCGCCGGTGGTCAGTAATCAGTGATTCAGAGTGCCTCGCCGTTTGTTGGATCTGTTCGGAATGAGAAGCAAGGTGTATAGAAATTTGCAAGGAGCATTGTATGGATTTATGCTGAGCTCTTTCTGTCACTCAATATGCCTATAGACATCCATAAATTCTTGAAGAACGCCAGACACCTCGCCATGCCGACTGCAAATCCACTGTGCAAGCAATTCCACGCAATGCAATCCCACACCCTACCATGAACCGTTCATATCCATTGATCATCGACTCATAGCTCCTCAGATTCCACTTTTGAATCCTTTCACCACATCCTCCAACATCCTCAACCCATAGTAATTAGCCACGTTCTCGTAAACCCTCAGCTCCTTCACGATCCTCCCTTTATCGACTGTTCCCACCCACTCTCCTGCGCAAGCACAGTGCTCCATGAACTCATTCGTCCGGATTCTTGCACACTTCTTACACTTCAAATCCTGGCTCATCCATTGCAGGCTCAACTTGCTGACATCCGCGAGTAAACGCTCTTCGATAACGAGTCGGGAGAAGACATTCGAACAGTTTTCGCAATTGGGTGCCAGGGTGACTTCATTCGCAGAGGATGAAGGCACACTGAGATCGACATCGCGGCATAAATCGATGTCTCTGGGGACGCAGCATTCAGGACACGATAGCTGTTTCAGACAGAGACTACTGCTGGGATTGGTGAAACTTCCTTCGGATGagaactctcgaatatcgaAAAGGTGGAGTAGGTCTTTGCGCAGTAGACGCGCCTCGAGCGTGATAGTTTTGTCGAGAGACAGGACTTGCATGAGGCTTTTCACGAGCTCGAGGGCAGGGTTCTGCGGGTTCAGGTGTGAGCCTGGCATTGTTGGGAACGTCCAATCACTCAAGAGTTCTTCGTGCAAGGCCTCAGTGCGTTGTCGCTTGATCAATTGCTGGATCTGTTTCAACAGTGGTTTCGAGAAGCTCTTCTGCAAAACCGTGCCTGGCGTGGTCTGGTCATCCTTCTCGGAGTTGAAAATGCTCGCGTGGATGGGCAGTTGAGTAGCCCTTGGAATCGCACCGTTGGTGATTCCAGCCGGTCGCTTGCGGCCGTGCATGAGCTCAATGTATTCGACAACCCATTGATTGAACACAGGCTGAAGGATCGACGGCAGGAAAGTGGCAATTTGCCAGTGCATGATCGTGTCAAGCGTctgctcatcttcctccaccacctgcaCGCAACCCTTACCGCCATAGTTGAATTCATCATACCAAGCAAGAAAGTCCCAGTATTCCGTGATGGCCAAATCCAGAAAGTGGAAAGCCGGCTTGGTCGAGATCGTCTTGAGGATGTATTGGCTGTATGCATACGCATTCCCAACTTCTGCCTTACTGGTCTGCAGAAGTAATCGACCAGCATTCGCGAACACAACGTGAGAGCCAACCCGTCGGAACTCAGACATGAGCTGTTGGAACGCCTTCCGAGACATGACTTGCACATAGTAGTGCAGGTTCCGGTCGTAAAGACGAGAAGATGGTGATTCGACCCACCGTACAAGATGCTGCACTAGCACATCGGCCATACTGCTTCCACCAGCGTCGCAAGCCTCCGACCACCATGAGCGGACCATCTCACGAAGCGCATTGATGCCCGCGGAGGCGAAGGCATTTTCTGACTGGATCGTATGCGAAGTTTCGTCCAAGGCATCTTCTtgtgctccagcagcagagacGCCTAATGGATCTCCTCCTGCACCCTCTGCCTCATTCAGGACAGCAGAAGACAGGATCGTGTTGATCGCCAAGTTCTTGACACTGAGATCAATGCACACTGATGAGTAGGTGCCAGGATTGTTGACAGAAGGCATCTCCACGACTTCCATTCCACCCAAAATGTCGTCTTTTTCATGGCCAGCATGGTCGGGTCTTGCATCGTGTGACCACCAGAGCACAACTTTTTCCTTCTGCAAGCGGCGCGCGTATGCAATGTCGATCAGGAAACGGGGTTCGTCGACTTCGAGGTTGCAGAGCGGCACATTCCCATAACGAGCGAATTCCAGTAAATGATTCACCCAGGAGCCGAGATCGAGGTAGTGGTTGACCAGTCTCTTCGCAACGAATGATTGCCACCCCAGAGGGGGAAGTTGTTTGTCAGTCTCATCGGGCTTCAGTCTTAGTGATGGGATGTTCTGCAGAATCGGCAGATCATGCATCAGCATCGTCGCGGAATGCGATTGTAGCACCAGCATGATTGGCAAagtctcttctttctgcaTCTTCTTGACGGCGTCTCCGAGTTCTTGCAACGCCCGTCGTTGCGTTGTCACCTGAACTGTCTTGAAGTGCAAGCTCTCTTGGTACTCAATGGTCGTCTGCCAAGGTTGACCACCGGTCTGCTCAAGCTTGCGAGCGAGCATTTCTTCGTAGATGCGATCCACATTTGGCATCCCCTGCTCACTACGTGCCCGGTTGAGTACAATGATCTTTACGTCTGCTTTCGTTGACGAGAACAGAGCATATATCTGTCTATCCCCAGCTGAAATGTGGTACAGAGCCAGGTAGCTGAAATTCGCAGAAGCCATATATGGCTTTTTTGGTGGCACCGTGCGTAGTGTCGACAAATCGAAACCCTGCTCCAAACCTTTGCCCAGGACACCTCGTTGGCTCTCGTCGAATGTGCAGACACATCCTAGCTCAAGCATCGCACGCACATCAAGAGGCACCTGCCGCTCGTACACACCCTCTACGCTGGAGTGATTGAAAAGCATCGATAGCTTCTCAATCTCCTTGACGTAAACTTGCTCAGGCATAGTGAGCTTGAACAGGTGCGTGCTAGGATGGCCGTTGGGCAAGGTGTGGTTGACGATCTTCTCGGCTTTCACACCATCGACGGAAACGTCAGGTAGGTCGTCCTCTTTCAGGTTGAGATATACTTGTCGGGGCACGACAACTTTCAGCTGGTGTACCTTTTTGTCAATAAGCACGAATGCTCTGACTTCTCCAGGCGAGTCGGTCTCTCGGAGTTGTAGCACTTGCCAATCTGTGGTGTACAGTAGTTCTGCTTGATTTCGGAAGAAGGTTCCAATAGCATCAGTAGCGTCTTGCCTCTTCTCACCAAAGAGTTGTCGCCGTCTCTTTCTGGCCGCCTTTTGGATCTTCCACTTTTTCTTCTGATACTTCAGCCACCCAACGTAGTCTTCCGTGATGCTCGGCATGACTTCAGGCAAGCTGTCGAATGGATTGACTGGCGCGATTGGCTCGTCTCTCACTTTCCGCTTCTGGCTCGCGACAATCTTTGCAGCAGCTGCGGGTTTGAGCTTTGACATCGGGGTCGCGCCGAAATCCTCCAGATCGCCACCTGATCGCAACGGCTGCCTGTTAGCATCCAGCTCCTTCAGCGGCTGTTTCTGGAACATGTCCGTCATTTTGACCTGTTGAAACTTGTCTTCTTTCTGAGCAATTCTGCGATTCAGCCATTCTGGATGTGCAACTCGAGGGACAGGAttcttgatcttctgcaAAGCGGCAGGAATCGTGATGAGTTTCTGAATGACAGAGCCGAGGCGCTCAAGATAGTAGTCCCAGTCGATGAGGTCTCTGGGATCCATGGAGCCAGGATCCTCCTTCAACCATTTGCGCAGATAATAACGTTTGATCGAGTCCTCGGCAGAGAGAATAGCAACCGGTACTGCTCGCTCGGTGACGGGCGCGTTCTTTGGCCGCGACGAGATGATGTATTTGCAGTTCAGACCCTTGTCCTTCACCATCTGCTCGCCCAGAAACTCGGCCAGACGCTTTGCTGTGGTGATAGCAGTAGATTTCTGCGCACCATACTCCTCAAGTGTCTTCGTCATGCTTTTGTTCTCGCAAATTAAGTCGATCAGCTCCTCGTCTGCAAGCATGTTACCGTGCGAGTAGAGTACATCGAGCCACTTGTTCGCGACTTTAGCAACAGCGCCATACGTCTCAGCGAGTGTACTGCCTTCCAAGAAGAACTTGAAAATCTGCTGCTGAAAGATCTTGATCAGCCTgagctctcctcttcgcttgACTTCGAAGCCTTTCAGCTCTGCAAGCGAGCCATCATCGTTGAACACTGCATACCGCTTCTTCAAGTTCTTGTCCTCCTCTTTCGACGTAGGCAAGATCATGGCCTTGTATGGACCGTCAActtcgaagaagatcgagTTGTCGCTGTGCTTTTCATACTTGAAACTCGAGGGATCCACTAGCTCTTCGTACTGGTGATTGGTGAACTTGGCGTGGACAAGGTGGTTCAACATCGCGCAAGGATATGAAATAGCCAGTTTCTTCCCACCCTTCATCTTGAACGCAAAGTTCTCTGGGAATGTTGCAGGCAAGATACACCAGATACCATCAGTATCAAGCTCCAATGGTCGACCAACCCGTTCAACAATCTGACGTGCCATTTGGATGATACGGGCACCAGTCAAGCAGGTCACACCGGCCATTTCGAGCGAATACCATCGTGATCCCTTCCGCATGACATATCCGTAGAAGGAGTTCAGAATGACTTTGTGTGCAAGCTGCAAAGAGTCATACAGAatgatcatcttcttcgcttcatCGATCTCACTTTGTGCTGCACCAGATTTTTCGAGCTCGGAAGTTTTGCCCTTCCATACTTTCTGCTTGCCCTTGAAATCGTATCGACGATCACGGAAGTCTCTGACTGTGTGGACATAAAACGGGTTCTCGCGTTGGCAGATAATGGCCTCCCGTTCGATGGTCTTTGTTTCGTGGATTTTGTGGTAAATCTTTTTGCTGTAGTCCGTCAATCGTTTGCGAACATGGCCAGTCTGTTCATCAAGGCTCAGATCTTGAAATGCTCGAGTAGCGCTATTCGCGCCAAATTTGCCAGGGAACTTTTCGTTCTCAAGCGCGTGTCGAATCATGTTGTACTCGTCGCGCTTCGCGGGCAAGAACTCTCCTCTCCACGACCAAGGCAATCGCCGGTCACAGGTTTTCCCAGGCCGATTGAAGTCACAGGCTGCACAATCCGCCTCGTCAATCATGCTGTCGGGCTGTAATCGATTCGTCGTCATGATGTTCGGATACATGGATGCGACGTCCAGATGGTATATCAGTGGCCGTTCGCTCCTGTTGGGTGTCGTCTTGAGCTGCATTAGTCGGTCTACGATTTGCGCCTTGATCTCATCATAgttctcgacatcttcaaatttcttcttctcctcgacttCGATTGTGAAACGCAATGCGGCGTCCAGGCCGTCCAAAAGCTCATCGATAGCTGTGGTGTCAATTGCAAAATTGTTCGGGATATCACTTCGGAACACACCGCATTCGATACTCTCAACGTGGCCACCAACATAGGTCTCTGAATCCAGCAGATGTCCTTCCCAGAAGGCCTCTCGAGGTTGCACGTGCTTGTTCGGGAGCACAATCCCTTTCTGGTATGCCTGCACCATGAGCAACATCTCACACAGAGTTCCTGTGCCTTTGCGAAGGCAGTCGTCTGGTCCCAGCGGAATGATTGTGCAGAGGGAGAAAATGAACGGATGCACATATTTCATGTACAGATAATAAGTTGCCACGGCATCAGAGACGGAGTACTCTGCAAGTGTCTGTGGCCGTTCCTGCGCGTATGGTGTCATGAGTTCTGGGTCCAGCTCGTCCGGATCGTAGCCCAACTTGGCAACTGTGACAGCCTTCAGACCTCGCGATCCCTGTGGCAGGTAAGAATCTCGATTGACCCACGCAAAGGCGTCCATATGTGCGCAGTGCGTAGATTGGTAGACGTCTTCGCTGTTTTTTCGAAAGCCGATCTCTTGGTACATATCCAGCCCGTGAACACTCGCTCGTGCCTCCACGAAAGGCCAATCGAAGAAATCTCCGTTGTAAGTCACCATGACTGTGGGTCGAGCTTCCTTGATGCAGCTGAAGAATCTCTCGATTACAGCTTCCTCATTCGGCTCATTGAAGATCATGAAAGGTCCTTCGAATTCAGGCTTCGGAGTGTAGTCAAAGTCCTCGATGTCTTCAGAGACTATTTCACGATTGGTGATCAAGAAACCTTGCCCATCAATCATGTACGATATCATCATGATCTGGTCGATAGCTGCATCCGGGAACTTCAGCGGCAGTTTTGTCGTCTCAATATCGTAGGCCATTACCACAGGATCCGCTCGTGTTAACCGATCTTCCAGGCCGCTCAATGTAATGTGTCCATGCTTCGCCTCCACGTTGTACCACTTCCCTATCCGAATGTCCAAGTCAATGACGACTCGAACGTGGTAAGGCACATCGTATTCTCGAATGTCCTGTATGAAATCGCTTGCGTCTGCAATACCACCAGGTCGTCGGTCTCGTTCCGGTTCGTGATGATCCTCGAACAGATCAAAGCCCGCATTGGCACTCGCAACCTCGGCGTATGTGTCCATAGCTGAAACTTTGCTCTTATTCGTCTCCGCGATTGGCAGTAGGACGCGCCGTACAGCCAGTAAATCGGTGACATTGGCGAATGTCAATTTGAGGAATGTCCTTCGATAGCCCAGCAGGTGATTTGGCATCTTCAGGTCCTCTTTCTCGACCCTCTCCACCCCTCTGACTAGCCCCTCATGGGCTCTTCTTACCCActcttccacttctgccTCTCGCCCTTTCTTCACGCCGATGAGAAAATAGGGCTGGTACTCGACGCTCGC
It contains:
- the POL2 gene encoding DNA polymerase epsilon catalytic subunit (BUSCO:EOG092600W1) → MPVRRKEGRSKFGANKSNTLKAGKVRVVDASTLRSSEQTQQNERIEATRLAHKIDEAQGFERFEAGKRRVGWLINMHSTAIEDEKVPGGRAAVDFYFIGDDGEQFKASVEYQPYFLIGVKKGREAEVEEWVRRAHEGLVRGVERVEKEDLKMPNHLLGYRRTFLKLTFANVTDLLAVRRVLLPIAETNKSKVSAMDTYAEVASANAGFDLFEDHHEPERDRRPGGIADASDFIQDIREYDVPYHVRVVIDLDIRIGKWYNVEAKHGHITLSGLEDRLTRADPVVMAYDIETTKLPLKFPDAAIDQIMMISYMIDGQGFLITNREIVSEDIEDFDYTPKPEFEGPFMIFNEPNEEAVIERFFSCIKEARPTVMVTYNGDFFDWPFVEARASVHGLDMYQEIGFRKNSEDVYQSTHCAHMDAFAWVNRDSYLPQGSRGLKAVTVAKLGYDPDELDPELMTPYAQERPQTLAEYSVSDAVATYYLYMKYVHPFIFSLCTIIPLGPDDCLRKGTGTLCEMLLMVQAYQKGIVLPNKHVQPREAFWEGHLLDSETYVGGHVESIECGVFRSDIPNNFAIDTTAIDELLDGLDAALRFTIEVEEKKKFEDVENYDEIKAQIVDRLMQLKTTPNRSERPLIYHLDVASMYPNIMTTNRLQPDSMIDEADCAACDFNRPGKTCDRRLPWSWRGEFLPAKRDEYNMIRHALENEKFPGKFGANSATRAFQDLSLDEQTGHVRKRLTDYSKKIYHKIHETKTIEREAIICQRENPFYVHTVRDFRDRRYDFKGKQKVWKGKTSELEKSGAAQSEIDEAKKMIILYDSLQLAHKVILNSFYGYVMRKGSRWYSLEMAGVTCLTGARIIQMARQIVERVGRPLELDTDGIWCILPATFPENFAFKMKGGKKLAISYPCAMLNHLVHAKFTNHQYEELVDPSSFKYEKHSDNSIFFEVDGPYKAMILPTSKEEDKNLKKRYAVFNDDGSLAELKGFEVKRRGELRLIKIFQQQIFKFFLEGSTLAETYGAVAKVANKWLDVLYSHGNMLADEELIDLICENKSMTKTLEEYGAQKSTAITTAKRLAEFLGEQMVKDKGLNCKYIISSRPKNAPVTERAVPVAILSAEDSIKRYYLRKWLKEDPGSMDPRDLIDWDYYLERLGSVIQKLITIPAALQKIKNPVPRVAHPEWLNRRIAQKEDKFQQVKMTDMFQKQPLKELDANRQPLRSGGDLEDFGATPMSKLKPAAAAKIVASQKRKVRDEPIAPVNPFDSLPEVMPSITEDYVGWLKYQKKKWKIQKAARKRRRQLFGEKRQDATDAIGTFFRNQAELLYTTDWQVLQLRETDSPGEVRAFVLIDKKVHQLKVVVPRQVYLNLKEDDLPDVSVDGVKAEKIVNHTLPNGHPSTHLFKLTMPEQVYVKEIEKLSMLFNHSSVEGVYERQVPLDVRAMLELGCVCTFDESQRGVLGKGLEQGFDLSTLRTVPPKKPYMASANFSYLALYHISAGDRQIYALFSSTKADVKIIVLNRARSEQGMPNVDRIYEEMLARKLEQTGGQPWQTTIEYQESLHFKTVQVTTQRRALQELGDAVKKMQKEETLPIMLVLQSHSATMLMHDLPILQNIPSLRLKPDETDKQLPPLGWQSFVAKRLVNHYLDLGSWVNHLLEFARYGNVPLCNLEVDEPRFLIDIAYARRLQKEKVVLWWSHDARPDHAGHEKDDILGGMEVVEMPSVNNPGTYSSVCIDLSVKNLAINTILSSAVLNEAEGAGGDPLGVSAAGAQEDALDETSHTIQSENAFASAGINALREMVRSWWSEACDAGGSSMADVLVQHLVRWVESPSSRLYDRNLHYYVQVMSRKAFQQLMSEFRRVGSHVVFANAGRLLLQTSKAEVGNAYAYSQYILKTISTKPAFHFLDLAITEYWDFLAWYDEFNYGGKGCVQVVEEDEQTLDTIMHWQIATFLPSILQPVFNQWVVEYIELMHGRKRPAGITNGAIPRATQLPIHASIFNSEKDDQTTPGTVLQKSFSKPLLKQIQQLIKRQRTEALHEELLSDWTFPTMPGSHLNPQNPALELVKSLMQVLSLDKTITLEARLLRKDLLHLFDIREFSSEGSFTNPSSSLCLKQLSCPECCVPRDIDLCRDVDLSVPSSSANEVTLAPNCENCSNVFSRLVIEERLLADVSKLSLQWMSQDLKCKKCARIRTNEFMEHCACAGEWVGTVDKGRIVKELRVYENVANYYGLRMLEDVVKGFKSGI